One part of the Myxococcota bacterium genome encodes these proteins:
- a CDS encoding DUF4124 domain-containing protein, with the protein MNNRVARGLLVTLAVAACALAAHEARAQAYKYKDSSGHVHFTEDYDQIPERYRKQVETREMPAHVDPNSPEANKAQQGATAATFEEGVRQGMGGNLTVKQEQALHAWIGKWMWPFIAGLVVNWIITLSMVIHAFVQGRIGWGLANFFIGVTTPVYVMLQLEQTALVRVGLLFLWIAPMIVGGMAGSDLASALH; encoded by the coding sequence ATGAACAACCGGGTCGCTCGAGGGCTCTTGGTCACGCTCGCCGTTGCCGCCTGCGCGCTCGCCGCTCACGAGGCGCGCGCACAGGCGTACAAGTACAAGGACTCGAGCGGTCACGTGCACTTCACCGAGGACTACGACCAGATCCCCGAGCGCTACCGCAAGCAGGTCGAGACACGCGAGATGCCCGCGCACGTCGACCCGAACTCGCCCGAGGCGAACAAGGCCCAGCAGGGCGCCACGGCCGCGACCTTCGAAGAGGGCGTCCGCCAGGGCATGGGCGGCAACCTCACCGTGAAGCAGGAACAGGCGCTGCACGCCTGGATCGGCAAGTGGATGTGGCCGTTCATCGCGGGCCTGGTGGTGAACTGGATCATCACGCTCTCGATGGTGATCCACGCCTTCGTGCAGGGCCGCATCGGCTGGGGCCTGGCGAACTTCTTCATCGGCGTCACCACGCCCGTCTACGTGATGCTGCAGCTCGAGCAGACGGCGCTGGTGCGCGTGGGGCTGCTGTTCCTGTGGATCGCGCCGATGATCGTCGGCGGGATGGCGGGCTCGGACCTGGCGAGCGCGCTCCACTGA